The genomic segment ACTTATCCGCCTCGAAGGCATCAACAAGTCGTTCGGCAATGTGCAGGCGTTGAAGGATATCGATCTCAAAATCGATTCCGGCGAAATAGTTGCCTTGTTGGGAGATAATGGAGCGGGAAAGTCGACACTGATCAAAGCCCTGTCCGGCGTCTATCCGATCGATAAGGGCGCCATCTTCTTCAAAGGCAAGCATGCGTCGATTCGTAGCGCACGCGATGCCATCGACCTTGGCATAGAAACCATCCACCAGGATTCATCCCTGGCTCCAGACCTTTCGATTGCCAATAATCTTTTCCTGGGCCGCGAACCGATGCGATACGCCTGGATGGGCGCCTTCTCCCCGATCGATCGTGCCTATGTGGAATCACGTACCCGTGAGTTGCTGCGCAAGGCAGGGATTTCAAAAAACCTGGACCCGCATACCAAAATCAAGGGACTGTCCGGTGGTGAGCGCCAGTCCATCGCCATTGCCCGTGC from the Verminephrobacter eiseniae EF01-2 genome contains:
- a CDS encoding ATP-binding cassette domain-containing protein, encoding MTTELIRLEGINKSFGNVQALKDIDLKIDSGEIVALLGDNGAGKSTLIKALSGVYPIDKGAIFFKGKHASIRSARDAIDLGIETIHQDSSLAPDLSIANNLFLGREPMRYAWMGAFSPIDRAYVESRTRELLRKAGISKNLDPHTKIKGLSGGERQSIAIARAMFFSSDLIILDEPTNNLGVDETRAVLRFIREARASGHSCIYITHSLHHVFEVADRVIIMRQGTIISDLPRSETDLIRTEMLITEGVVRSAETS